From a single Sporosarcina oncorhynchi genomic region:
- a CDS encoding heavy metal translocating P-type ATPase yields the protein MTTHVSEEKQVAAGWTVHLELIAAILSGILILIAWLIGKGGTETLSITFYILAFLIGGFAKAKEGIEETIADKQLNVEMLMVFAAIGSAIIGYWAEGAILIFIFAISGALETYTLNKSHKEISALMEMQPEVAWLLQEDGSTVSVSISSLSVGAKLVVKPGERIPVDGVIIQGTTSIDMSAINGESVPVTKEQHDELFAGTMNISGAIQMEMTKPSTDTLFQKIITLVQNAQDETSPSQQFIEKFEGTYVKIVLFTVFIMMFLPHFVFDWDWTTTFYRAIVLLVVASPCALVASIMPATLAAVSNGAKRGILFKGGVHLEELGSLKAIAFDKTGTLTTGKPVVTDFHVREDADSDKTLAILSSIEAQSNHPLAMAIVAYAEEQGIFARESPQIEDVPGYGLRATVDNEEILIGNPRFVGIEETTVFSDGIVQRFFVEGKTVVFMKDTKGIVAAIALKDTLRPEAVSAIKDLSNLGIRSIMLTGDNEQTASAIATEAGLDRYVSECLPEMKVQRLKELMSEYGSVGMVGDGINDAPALATATSGIAMGDGTDVALETADVILMKNDLTRIPYAVKVSKKMQRIVKQNIFFSVTVIAILIISNFMQVVDLPLGVIGHEGSTILVILNGLRMLNRVN from the coding sequence ATGACAACGCATGTCAGTGAGGAAAAACAGGTGGCCGCAGGTTGGACTGTCCATTTGGAGTTAATAGCAGCCATCCTTTCGGGTATTCTGATTTTAATAGCTTGGCTCATAGGAAAAGGAGGGACTGAAACTCTTTCCATTACTTTTTATATTCTCGCTTTCCTCATTGGAGGATTTGCCAAAGCGAAAGAAGGAATTGAAGAGACGATTGCCGATAAGCAACTGAACGTCGAAATGCTAATGGTATTTGCTGCAATCGGCTCTGCCATTATAGGCTATTGGGCTGAAGGTGCCATTTTAATCTTCATCTTCGCAATTAGTGGAGCGCTTGAAACGTATACATTAAACAAAAGTCATAAGGAAATTTCTGCGCTTATGGAAATGCAACCAGAAGTAGCTTGGTTGCTTCAAGAAGACGGGTCAACTGTTAGCGTATCAATTTCTTCCCTATCCGTCGGTGCGAAACTTGTTGTCAAACCAGGTGAACGGATACCCGTCGACGGAGTCATCATACAAGGAACCACTTCCATTGACATGTCTGCCATCAACGGTGAATCTGTCCCTGTAACGAAAGAACAGCATGATGAGTTATTTGCTGGGACGATGAACATTAGTGGTGCTATTCAAATGGAAATGACAAAACCGAGTACGGATACCCTTTTCCAAAAAATCATCACACTTGTTCAAAATGCACAAGATGAAACATCTCCATCCCAGCAATTCATCGAAAAATTTGAAGGAACCTATGTAAAAATTGTCCTGTTCACCGTTTTCATCATGATGTTTTTGCCGCACTTCGTATTTGATTGGGACTGGACAACGACATTTTATCGCGCTATCGTCTTATTGGTCGTCGCTTCCCCATGTGCCTTAGTTGCATCGATCATGCCAGCAACTTTGGCGGCTGTTTCTAATGGAGCGAAACGCGGAATCCTATTTAAAGGTGGCGTACATTTAGAAGAATTGGGATCTTTGAAAGCAATCGCTTTTGATAAAACCGGTACACTAACAACAGGAAAACCCGTTGTCACCGATTTCCACGTCCGGGAAGATGCTGATTCCGATAAAACACTAGCGATCTTATCAAGCATAGAGGCACAGTCGAACCACCCTCTTGCAATGGCAATCGTCGCATACGCAGAAGAGCAAGGCATCTTCGCTCGAGAAAGTCCTCAAATAGAAGATGTGCCCGGATATGGACTTCGCGCAACTGTCGACAATGAAGAAATACTTATCGGAAATCCAAGGTTTGTTGGCATAGAGGAAACAACTGTTTTTAGTGATGGGATTGTTCAAAGGTTTTTCGTGGAAGGAAAAACCGTCGTTTTCATGAAAGATACTAAAGGTATTGTCGCAGCAATCGCTTTAAAAGATACATTAAGACCTGAAGCTGTTAGCGCTATTAAAGATTTAAGCAATCTTGGCATACGCTCGATAATGTTGACCGGCGATAATGAACAAACCGCTAGTGCCATCGCTACTGAAGCAGGTTTGGATCGTTATGTCTCAGAGTGTCTGCCGGAAATGAAAGTTCAACGGTTAAAGGAATTGATGAGCGAGTACGGATCTGTCGGAATGGTAGGAGATGGCATAAATGATGCTCCCGCCCTCGCAACTGCCACATCAGGCATAGCAATGGGTGACGGGACCGATGTCGCTCTTGAAACAGCCGATGTTATCCTGATGAAAAATGACTTAACGCGCATTCCATATGCTGTGAAAGTGTCAAAGAAGATGCAACGTATAGTGAAACAGAACATATTTTTCTCTGTAACTGTTATCGCCATCCTGATCATCTCCAATTTCATGCAAGTAGTAGATTTGCCACTTGGCGTAATCGGCCATGAAGGCAGCACAATTCTTGTCATTTTAAACGGCTTGCGTATGTTAAACCGGGTAAACTGA
- a CDS encoding YihY/virulence factor BrkB family protein — MRKQDPLTPKKENRGNKKKKSSFMEDSQIMGFIDDLKEGEKDKFDVTTTNGFWKELLVRIKNVDITGLGSQLAFFFLLSLFPLLIFLMTLLPFLNIDQDQIFLLIRDYAPDSVYTLLHDTLADILKSRNGGLLSIGALATIWSASKGMNALTKGLNQSYNVVESRSFVVARAMSVVFTVALIGVLVVALLLPVFGEQIGTLAFSYFGMEEGFLKLWGSLRWVLPPILIFMVFVTIYWIVPNKKIHFTSAVPGAIFSATGWILTSVAFSYYVGNFASYSATYGSIGAIIVLMMWLYFSAIILMLGGLLNAVMEERKQAKTAKEMSNAVN, encoded by the coding sequence GTGAGGAAACAAGATCCGTTGACTCCAAAGAAAGAGAACAGGGGCAATAAAAAGAAAAAGAGCAGTTTCATGGAGGACTCCCAAATCATGGGTTTCATCGATGATTTGAAAGAAGGCGAAAAGGACAAATTCGATGTTACGACGACGAATGGATTTTGGAAAGAGCTACTCGTGCGTATTAAGAATGTCGATATTACAGGACTAGGTTCTCAATTGGCCTTCTTCTTCCTGTTGTCATTATTTCCACTACTAATCTTTTTAATGACATTATTACCATTTTTGAATATTGATCAAGACCAGATTTTCTTGTTGATTCGCGATTATGCGCCTGATAGTGTGTATACGCTTTTACATGACACACTTGCTGATATATTGAAAAGTCGAAACGGTGGGTTACTATCTATCGGTGCCTTAGCGACGATTTGGTCAGCTTCCAAAGGGATGAATGCATTAACAAAAGGATTAAATCAATCGTATAATGTAGTAGAATCGAGATCGTTCGTCGTTGCAAGAGCGATGTCAGTCGTATTTACGGTAGCATTAATCGGGGTATTGGTCGTAGCCTTGCTATTGCCCGTATTCGGTGAACAGATTGGAACGCTCGCATTCTCTTATTTTGGAATGGAAGAAGGATTTTTGAAATTGTGGGGAAGCTTGCGCTGGGTTTTGCCACCCATTCTCATTTTCATGGTCTTTGTGACAATATACTGGATTGTCCCAAATAAAAAGATTCACTTTACAAGTGCTGTTCCCGGTGCGATATTCTCGGCTACGGGATGGATTTTAACGTCTGTCGCATTCTCTTATTATGTAGGGAACTTTGCTAGTTATTCGGCTACTTATGGTAGTATCGGTGCTATTATCGTTCTAATGATGTGGCTATACTTTTCCGCTATTATCTTAATGCTAGGCGGATTGTTGAATGCAGTAATGGAAGAGCGAAAACAAGCAAAAACAGCAAAAGAAATGAGCAACGCTGTCAACTGA
- a CDS encoding YtxH domain-containing protein, translating to MGKSKFGLYIIGGAVVGAAVSMLDKTTRRHVLDRSNRMTKQVGFYAKNPEELKQRFQETKDKYVSIYEQFSGDAAYIKSQVEELKTLTPQVKELVVDTKEAFVDSKEDYKDIVHESHVNSASKKI from the coding sequence GTGGGTAAAAGTAAATTCGGACTCTATATTATTGGAGGAGCAGTCGTTGGGGCCGCGGTCAGCATGCTTGATAAAACTACGCGACGACATGTGCTGGACAGATCAAACAGAATGACGAAGCAAGTAGGTTTTTATGCAAAGAACCCGGAAGAGCTTAAACAAAGATTCCAAGAGACTAAGGACAAGTATGTATCGATCTATGAGCAGTTTTCTGGAGATGCGGCGTACATAAAAAGTCAGGTGGAAGAATTAAAAACGCTTACTCCTCAAGTGAAAGAATTAGTCGTCGACACGAAAGAAGCATTTGTCGATTCAAAAGAAGACTACAAGGACATCGTACATGAATCGCATGTAAACAGTGCTTCAAAAAAGATATGA
- a CDS encoding alanine/glycine:cation symporter family protein, whose amino-acid sequence MDGISKFLDTAGGFIWGPPLLILLVGTGIFLTIRLGFIQIRLLPYSLKQVFSRKHNKKSEGDITQFQALMTAMAATVGVGNIVGVATAVVMGGPGAIFWMWLAGFFGMATKYGEAILAVKYRVKDSKGRMAGGPMYYLEHGLKQKWLGVLFAIFGALAAFGIGNGTQSKAVAEALNGTFNVPHWVSGIGLLIFGALVILGGIKSIGRVTAFFVPIMALFYFIAGAIVMVMNFNLVPEAFALIFSDAFTGKAAAGGAIGAVIRFGVARGLFSNEAGLGSAPIAAAAAKTDMPGRQALISMTQVLFDTLIICSITGVTIVMSGQWQDKTIGAGSLTAAAFGEFLGGAGPIIVTIGLVFFATSTILGWSYYGEKCFQYLFPKEGAVIGYRIAFVAFIMVGAVVSLDIVWALADVLNGLMAIPNLIGLLGLSGVIVMETKRFKNKIQEEKEAEKLGRPEPVDSTSK is encoded by the coding sequence ATGGATGGCATTTCAAAATTTCTGGATACAGCAGGCGGATTTATATGGGGACCGCCGCTACTGATTTTACTAGTAGGAACAGGGATATTTTTAACAATCAGACTCGGCTTCATACAAATTCGATTATTACCCTATTCATTAAAACAAGTATTTTCCCGAAAACATAACAAGAAATCTGAAGGCGACATTACTCAATTCCAGGCGTTGATGACCGCCATGGCAGCAACAGTCGGTGTTGGTAATATTGTCGGAGTCGCTACCGCAGTCGTTATGGGTGGACCAGGAGCCATCTTCTGGATGTGGCTTGCAGGATTTTTCGGAATGGCCACAAAATATGGTGAAGCAATCCTCGCAGTAAAATATCGGGTTAAAGATTCCAAAGGCCGTATGGCTGGGGGGCCAATGTATTACTTAGAGCATGGATTAAAGCAAAAATGGCTAGGTGTTTTATTTGCGATATTCGGCGCACTTGCGGCATTTGGTATTGGTAACGGAACACAATCCAAAGCTGTAGCGGAAGCCTTGAATGGCACTTTCAACGTACCTCACTGGGTTTCAGGTATAGGTTTACTTATTTTTGGAGCACTCGTCATCCTCGGTGGTATTAAATCCATCGGACGTGTAACTGCTTTCTTCGTTCCAATCATGGCATTATTCTACTTTATCGCTGGCGCAATTGTTATGGTTATGAATTTCAATCTTGTTCCTGAAGCTTTCGCACTTATTTTCAGCGATGCATTTACTGGAAAAGCAGCAGCCGGTGGAGCAATCGGTGCCGTTATCCGTTTCGGTGTGGCACGCGGCCTTTTCTCCAACGAAGCAGGACTTGGTTCCGCTCCGATTGCAGCAGCTGCTGCAAAGACAGACATGCCTGGACGCCAAGCATTGATTTCAATGACACAAGTATTATTTGATACGCTTATCATCTGTTCAATTACTGGTGTAACAATCGTCATGTCCGGTCAATGGCAGGATAAAACCATTGGGGCAGGATCATTAACTGCGGCGGCCTTTGGAGAGTTCCTAGGTGGGGCTGGACCGATTATTGTTACAATTGGACTCGTATTCTTTGCAACTTCCACTATTCTTGGTTGGAGTTATTATGGCGAAAAATGCTTCCAATACTTGTTCCCGAAAGAAGGAGCAGTTATCGGTTACCGAATTGCATTTGTTGCATTCATCATGGTAGGTGCAGTCGTATCCTTGGATATTGTATGGGCACTTGCTGATGTTCTCAACGGCTTAATGGCTATTCCGAACTTAATTGGTCTTCTTGGATTGTCAGGCGTGATCGTAATGGAGACAAAACGGTTCAAAAACAAAATCCAAGAAGAGAAGGAAGCAGAAAAGCTTGGACGACCGGAACCGGTTGACAGCACATCAAAATAA
- a CDS encoding DUF1128 domain-containing protein, translating to MDLSQPTPENVSYMIEKIKDKLRMVNVDAMRSESFNTEKYEDLVYMYEMVMKRETITPNEMQAIAAELGSLRK from the coding sequence ATGGATTTATCACAACCAACACCTGAGAATGTTTCGTATATGATTGAAAAAATCAAAGACAAGTTACGAATGGTCAATGTAGACGCAATGAGATCAGAAAGCTTCAATACCGAAAAGTATGAAGACCTTGTTTACATGTATGAGATGGTTATGAAAAGGGAAACAATTACTCCTAATGAAATGCAAGCCATCGCTGCTGAACTTGGATCTCTACGTAAATGA
- a CDS encoding IS4 family transposase gives MTTSQTTQLLEQLFESIQPTRVDEIAKETGFIKRKRLVTASDFLALLFQFHGNFAGCSIQELCSKLVIEQDILISRTALDKKFTPEAALFLRRLVQEILHHQFLEHVPTHSSADPFPFLSIRVLDATAIEVPDHLKKRAVKTEQESVKIQYEYDILSGKTTFLDIDFQRVNDTRKGAERLAYINDHDLCLQDLGYFSFEQFGQMQENGGFFITKLRNDAYLAFKNPFPAYHQNGKVVQSSLYQRIDLVKLCENLEPGEYLELEGVHFGRDSHFPARCIVFSHDETQRQHRLKKIHRRTTKSGKKPKKVVSDLAGITVYMTNLPESIPAKKLVELYRLRWHVELCFKTWKSYLGVDQFKVMKKERWLCHLYGTLLAIIISQLIAYQLRNVIWDEEQLEISEMIAVRTVAIEFLPKLYRIFIHKKRALKDFLCLAIRLLIKTARKPKSSKGTALQRLQFN, from the coding sequence ATGACTACATCTCAGACAACTCAACTTCTTGAACAGCTTTTTGAAAGTATCCAACCAACACGTGTAGATGAAATTGCGAAGGAAACAGGTTTTATTAAAAGAAAGCGTCTCGTTACTGCAAGTGATTTTCTTGCCCTACTCTTTCAATTTCACGGGAACTTTGCAGGATGTTCTATTCAGGAACTCTGTTCAAAACTAGTCATTGAACAAGATATCCTGATCAGCAGAACTGCCCTAGATAAGAAGTTTACCCCAGAAGCCGCACTGTTTCTTCGACGCCTTGTCCAAGAGATTCTACATCATCAGTTCCTAGAACACGTTCCTACTCATTCTTCTGCAGACCCGTTCCCATTTCTAAGCATCCGCGTGCTTGATGCGACAGCTATCGAAGTACCAGATCATTTGAAAAAACGAGCCGTTAAAACAGAGCAGGAATCTGTGAAAATTCAATATGAGTACGATATCTTGTCAGGTAAAACTACGTTCTTAGATATTGATTTCCAACGTGTGAATGATACAAGAAAGGGTGCTGAACGTTTAGCTTACATCAACGACCATGATTTATGTTTGCAAGATTTGGGGTATTTCAGTTTTGAACAATTTGGCCAGATGCAGGAAAACGGAGGCTTTTTTATCACTAAGCTAAGAAATGATGCCTATCTGGCATTCAAAAACCCTTTTCCTGCTTATCATCAAAACGGAAAAGTGGTTCAAAGTAGCCTGTATCAACGAATTGACCTGGTAAAGCTTTGTGAAAATCTAGAACCTGGTGAATATTTGGAGCTTGAGGGAGTTCATTTTGGTAGGGACTCCCATTTTCCAGCCCGTTGTATTGTGTTTTCACACGATGAAACTCAACGGCAGCACCGCTTAAAAAAAATTCACCGCCGCACTACCAAATCCGGAAAGAAACCTAAGAAAGTTGTAAGTGACCTGGCGGGCATAACAGTTTATATGACAAATCTGCCTGAATCCATTCCCGCAAAAAAGTTGGTAGAATTATATCGTTTGAGATGGCACGTCGAACTATGTTTTAAAACATGGAAATCCTACCTCGGTGTGGATCAATTCAAGGTGATGAAGAAAGAACGGTGGCTCTGTCATCTTTATGGAACACTTCTAGCAATCATCATCAGCCAACTGATAGCTTATCAACTGCGTAATGTCATTTGGGATGAAGAACAGTTGGAAATCAGCGAGATGATCGCCGTACGCACTGTAGCCATAGAATTCTTGCCGAAGTTATATCGAATCTTTATCCACAAAAAGAGGGCGTTGAAGGACTTTTTGTGTCTGGCAATCAGGCTACTCATCAAAACTGCCCGAAAACCAAAGTCATCCAAAGGAACAGCCCTTCAACGCCTTCAATTCAATTAG
- the motB gene encoding flagellar motor protein MotB → MSKRRKKKHIEPEEVNESWLLPYADLLTLLLALFIVLFASSTIDEAKFTQMSSVFNQIFDGGTGVMDSASPTEAIVPQNSNASGEFNENSSYLEDQQSLEAIQDRLDDYIAVHELENQFQTKLTEEGLLISIRDNILFETGKASIKPQYLNLATDISQLLVFEKPRQIVITGHTDNIPINSREFADNWELSMMRAINFLKIIVGNNELNPQLFSVKGYGEHHPVASNDTAEGRSKNRRVEVLIQPLVLKDGTAIE, encoded by the coding sequence TTGTCGAAGAGACGTAAGAAAAAACATATTGAACCAGAAGAGGTTAACGAGTCCTGGCTGTTGCCCTATGCCGATCTATTGACATTGCTGCTGGCTCTCTTCATTGTATTATTTGCTTCAAGTACAATTGATGAAGCGAAATTCACGCAGATGTCATCTGTCTTCAATCAGATATTCGATGGGGGGACAGGCGTGATGGATAGCGCGTCGCCTACAGAAGCGATTGTCCCTCAGAATTCTAACGCGTCTGGAGAGTTTAATGAAAACTCATCTTACTTAGAGGATCAGCAATCTCTGGAAGCGATACAAGATCGATTGGATGATTATATCGCTGTACATGAACTAGAAAATCAATTTCAAACAAAATTGACAGAAGAAGGCTTATTAATATCCATTCGTGATAATATTCTTTTTGAAACAGGAAAAGCCTCAATTAAGCCTCAATATTTAAACTTGGCTACGGATATATCTCAACTACTCGTATTTGAAAAACCGAGACAGATTGTCATAACAGGCCATACGGATAATATTCCTATCAACAGTCGAGAGTTCGCGGATAACTGGGAATTGAGCATGATGCGCGCAATCAATTTCCTGAAGATTATCGTCGGGAACAATGAATTGAATCCGCAATTGTTCAGTGTTAAAGGGTACGGGGAACATCATCCTGTAGCTTCCAATGATACAGCGGAAGGTAGAAGTAAAAACCGCCGTGTAGAAGTACTGATCCAACCGTTAGTCTTAAAAGATGGTACAGCAATCGAATAA
- the motA gene encoding flagellar motor stator protein MotA, which produces MDKSTVFGLITGFVALLVGMTLKGVTPDKLFNVAALLIIILGTIASVVIAFPMKEIKRVPKLFGVIFKEQKSMADSELIRIFSGWADIARREGLLSLEAKAEEITDPFLKNGLGLAIDGQNADYIRDVLSEEVEAMEQRHAGGAQIFSQAGTYAPTLGVLGAVVGLIAALGNMEDIEALGTAISAAFIATLLGIFTGYVLWHPFANKLQRKSKEEVRQKMMMVEGILSVLEGEAPRVIEQKLASYLSMEERRKLSAKAPGEKEAGQVVEET; this is translated from the coding sequence ATGGATAAATCAACCGTATTCGGATTAATAACTGGTTTCGTTGCATTACTTGTAGGTATGACACTCAAAGGTGTAACGCCGGATAAGCTTTTCAACGTAGCTGCATTACTCATTATCATCTTAGGAACTATTGCATCTGTAGTTATCGCTTTTCCTATGAAAGAAATTAAAAGGGTTCCAAAATTATTCGGTGTAATTTTCAAAGAGCAAAAGTCGATGGCAGACTCCGAATTGATACGTATATTTTCTGGCTGGGCTGATATTGCAAGACGGGAAGGTCTTCTATCATTAGAAGCGAAAGCCGAAGAAATTACTGACCCGTTTTTAAAGAATGGTTTGGGGCTTGCAATTGATGGCCAAAATGCGGATTACATAAGGGATGTTTTATCCGAAGAAGTAGAGGCTATGGAGCAGCGTCATGCCGGTGGAGCACAAATCTTTTCCCAGGCTGGGACATATGCACCGACACTTGGCGTTCTTGGAGCGGTTGTCGGATTGATCGCCGCATTAGGGAATATGGAAGATATTGAAGCGCTTGGAACTGCTATTTCCGCTGCTTTCATCGCTACTTTGCTTGGGATCTTCACGGGATACGTTCTGTGGCATCCATTTGCGAATAAGTTGCAACGGAAATCGAAAGAAGAAGTTCGACAAAAGATGATGATGGTAGAAGGGATTCTATCCGTCCTTGAAGGGGAAGCACCACGGGTGATCGAACAGAAACTAGCTTCTTACTTGTCGATGGAAGAACGTCGAAAGCTCTCTGCGAAAGCACCGGGCGAGAAGGAGGCGGGCCAGGTTGTCGAAGAGACGTAA
- a CDS encoding aminopeptidase — MTNFKQNLANYADLIVKVGANIQKDQILFISASIETVELIREVAAKAYESGAKQVIVDWADDELTKLRFEKAPADSFSDFPEWKVMEREKLAEGGAAFISVVSQSPDLLKGIESSRIAAAQKASGKALSNYRKLMQADRFSWCVVAAPSKAWAAKVFPELTEEEQVDALWSAIFKAVRADQSNPVEAWKTLDKTLNEKADYLNDKAYTKLHYVAPGTDLTIELPKGHIWAGGGSVNVDGNTFMANMPTEEVFTVPHKAGVNGYVKNTKPLSYGGNIIDDFTITFEDGKITKVSAGQGEDVLQQLIDTDEGAKHLGEVALVPHASPISESGLLFYNTLFDENASNHLAIGSAYSFCLEGGKTMSTEELEKHGLNQSITHVDFMIGSSDMDIDGVLEDGTIEPVFRKGNWAF, encoded by the coding sequence TTGACGAATTTCAAACAGAATCTAGCAAATTATGCTGACCTTATCGTAAAGGTCGGAGCTAATATCCAAAAAGACCAGATTCTTTTCATCAGCGCATCTATTGAAACGGTAGAACTTATACGGGAAGTGGCGGCAAAAGCGTATGAATCTGGGGCGAAGCAAGTTATTGTCGATTGGGCTGATGATGAACTGACAAAATTGCGTTTTGAAAAAGCACCTGCAGACTCTTTCTCCGACTTCCCTGAATGGAAAGTAATGGAACGCGAAAAATTGGCTGAAGGCGGAGCTGCATTCATCAGTGTCGTTTCACAGAGTCCTGATCTTTTAAAAGGCATTGAATCATCAAGAATCGCTGCAGCGCAAAAAGCTTCTGGGAAAGCATTGAGCAATTATCGCAAATTGATGCAAGCAGACCGTTTCAGTTGGTGCGTAGTTGCAGCCCCTTCAAAAGCATGGGCAGCAAAGGTGTTCCCTGAACTGACTGAAGAAGAACAGGTAGATGCATTATGGAGTGCAATCTTCAAAGCAGTGCGTGCAGATCAGTCCAATCCTGTTGAAGCATGGAAGACTTTAGATAAAACATTAAATGAAAAAGCTGATTACTTGAATGATAAAGCTTATACCAAACTTCATTATGTCGCACCTGGAACAGACTTGACGATTGAACTCCCTAAAGGACATATTTGGGCGGGCGGTGGAAGCGTCAATGTTGACGGCAATACTTTCATGGCAAATATGCCAACAGAAGAAGTGTTCACTGTTCCGCATAAAGCCGGCGTAAATGGCTATGTAAAAAACACAAAGCCTTTAAGCTACGGCGGAAATATTATCGATGATTTTACAATTACATTCGAAGACGGCAAAATTACCAAAGTGTCCGCTGGTCAGGGTGAAGATGTTTTGCAGCAACTAATCGACACTGACGAAGGGGCAAAACATCTAGGTGAAGTGGCACTTGTGCCGCACGCTTCCCCAATTTCTGAATCGGGATTGCTCTTTTACAATACACTATTCGACGAAAATGCTTCAAACCACTTAGCAATCGGAAGTGCCTATTCCTTCTGTCTCGAAGGCGGTAAAACAATGTCGACCGAAGAACTTGAAAAACACGGTCTCAACCAAAGTATCACACATGTTGACTTCATGATTGGCTCTTCGGATATGGACATAGATGGTGTTTTAGAAGATGGAACGATTGAACCTGTATTCCGAAAGGGAAATTGGGCCTTTTGA
- a CDS encoding beta-class carbonic anhydrase: MTILSEIISYNKNFVEEKQFEEYATTKFPDKRIVILTCMDTRLTELLPKAMNLRNGDAKIIKSAGAIVTHPFGGIMRSIIIAVYELQADEVYIIGHHDCGMSSIDTDNIISHMVERGVDNSLFSTLKYSGIDMKDWLRGFSDVTQSVKSSVDQVRNHPLMDRSVPVHGLVAHPDTGALDIIIDGYERIDDK, encoded by the coding sequence ATGACAATACTATCGGAAATCATTAGTTATAACAAAAACTTTGTAGAAGAGAAGCAATTTGAGGAATATGCGACGACTAAATTCCCTGACAAGCGCATCGTCATTCTGACGTGCATGGATACTCGTTTGACAGAACTTCTTCCAAAAGCGATGAACTTGCGTAACGGTGATGCGAAAATCATTAAAAGTGCAGGAGCAATCGTCACACATCCTTTTGGAGGAATCATGCGAAGCATCATTATTGCAGTCTATGAATTGCAGGCTGATGAAGTATATATAATCGGTCACCATGATTGCGGTATGAGCTCGATTGACACGGACAACATCATCTCTCACATGGTTGAACGGGGTGTGGATAATAGTCTCTTCTCTACATTAAAGTATTCAGGTATTGATATGAAAGATTGGCTGCGCGGGTTTAGCGATGTGACGCAAAGCGTGAAAAGCAGTGTCGATCAAGTCCGCAATCATCCTTTAATGGATCGTTCAGTTCCGGTGCATGGTCTAGTGGCACATCCGGACACAGGCGCTTTGGACATCATCATTGACGGTTATGAACGTATCGACGACAAATGA